Within the Desulfurobacteriaceae bacterium genome, the region CTTCTCCATTTATAGAAACAAATATAAAAGGGACACAAGTTCTGCTTGATGTGACTAAAGAAGTAGGAGTTGACCTCTTTATAAACGTTGCTACTGATGAAGTCTATGGTGAACTTGGAAAAGAAGGGAAGTTTTTTGAAACAACTCCTTTAAATCCAAATTCTCCATATTCGGTAAGTAAAGCTTCTGCCGATATGCTTGGAAGGGCTTACTATAGAACTTACGGTTTGCCTGTAATTACAGTTAGACCTTCGAATAACTACGGTCCTTGGCAGTATCCCGAGAAGTTAATTCCTGTCGTTATACTGAAGGCTTTAAGCAATGAACCAATTCCTGTATACGGAACTGGAGAGAACGTAAGGGAATGGCTGTATGTTTCAGACTGTTGTGAAGCAATTTTTGAAATAATCAAAAAAGGAAAAGCTGGAGAAATTTACAACATAGGAAGCGGTGAAGAGAGACAGAATATAGAAGTTGTAAAGGTTATTCTTAGCATTTTAGGAAAACCAGAAAGTTTAATAACCTTTGTGGAAGATAGACCCGGTCACGATTTTAGATACTCCCTTTCAATAGAGAAGATAGAAAAAGAGATCGGTTGGAAAGCTAAAATTAATTTTGAGGAAGGTATAGAGAAAACGGTAAAGTGGTATCTTGAAAATCTTGACTGGGCTAAGAGGAAAGTAGAGGAACTTCGAGATTACTGGAAGAAGGTTTACCGTTAAAGGAGAATAGAATAATGAAATTCAAAGCCTACACTCCCGAAGGTTATATGGAAATTATTGGGAAAGTTATTAAAAAGTTGTTTAATAAATATTTCTAGTTTGATTCTCCACTAAAACCATCTTGGAGGAACTTAAAAGAGGAATGAAATATCTTATTTTTGGTGTACAAGGTCAACTGGGAAAAGAATTTGTTAAGTGGTTGAGTGAAGGATTGGTTAAATCGTTAAATGGAAAATTGGTTGAATGGGTAGCTGTAGGGAAAGAAGAGTGTGATATTTCGGATTTAGATCAAGTTTTAGAAATTTTTGAAAGTGTAAAACCTGATGTTGTTATTAATTGTGCAGCTTATAATCTTGTAGATAAAGCAGAAAGTGATTATGTTGGTGCTTTTAGAGTGAACGCTCTTGGTGTTAGAAATTTGGCCTTTGCTTCAAGGAAGTATAAAAGTTTCCTTGTTCACTATAGCACTGATTATGTTTTTGATGGGAAAAAAGAAGGAAGTCTTTACGTAGAGGAAGATATTCCATGTCCACTTAGTGAATACGGAAAAAGTAAACTAACGGGAGAAGAATTTCTGAGGGAAGAAACAGACAACTATCTTCTTTTTCGTGTAAGTTGGGTTTACGGGGAAGGAAAACAGAACTTTATGTATAAACTTCTTAGTTGGGTAAAGAATAATGAGTTTTTAAAAGTTTCTTACGATGAAGTATCCGTTCCAACTTCTACAAGAACAATAGTTGAGATTACGCTAAAAGCTTTAAGAGAGGGAGTTAGAGGTCTTTTCCATCTCACAAATACTGGCTATGCTTCAAGGTATGAATGGGCAAAGTTTTTCTTCAAGGTAAAAGGTATAAACAAGTTTATTCAACCGGTTTCTAGTGAAATTTTTAATCTACCTGCAAAAAGACCAAAGTTTTCTGCAATGTCTAACGAAAAAATTTCAAAAGTTCTAAATGTTAAAATTCCTACCTGGGAAGAGGAACTTGAAGGATTCATAAGAGAGGGAAAAGTATAGGTGATAATTGAAAAAAATAGAAAAGTTTTAAAGGTTCTTTTTGTATTTTATTCCTTTTTCATTTTTGTTTTATCGGTAATACCACGGGGAATAGAAGTTGGAAGTTCCGATAAACTTAGCCACTTCTTGGCCTTCTTTGTTTTTGCAGTTCTTTTAAAAGTTTCATACAGAATTCCATTTATGAAAACCATTGTTTTTTCTTTACTCTTTGGATCGTTTATAGAGTTTGTTCAGTTCTTTCTTCCTTATAGATCTTGTGATCCTTTAGACCTTGTTGCTGATGGAGCTGGTAGTGTTTTGGGGAGTTTGGTTATTTCAGTTTTGCTATTAAGGAGTAAGAAATGAGAATCCTTGTAACTGGTGGGGCGGGATACATAGGTAGCCATGTAGTAAAGAAACTTGGAGAGAGGGGATACGAAATTTTAGTATTGGACAACCTTTCAAAGGGTCATAAAGAAGCGGTACTTTATGGAAAATTGGTAGTTGCAGATTTAGAAGAAGAAGAAAGACTTAATTCCATAGTAGAAAGTTTTAAGCCGGATGCTGTAATGCACTTTGCTGCTTTCATAGAAGTTGCAGAATCTGTGAAAGACCCCCTCAAATATTATAAGAATAACACAGCAAATACTTTAAACCTTTTAAAAGTAATAGTTAAGAACAGAGTAAAGAACTTCATCTTTTCTTCAACGGCAGCAGTTTATGGGAATCCACAAAATATTCCAATAAAAGAAGATGAACCTATAAAACCTATAAACCCTTACGGACAGTCTAAGGCTTTTGTAGAAAAAATTTTGGAAGATTTCAGTCTGTCTTACGATTTAAGATATGTCTCCTTAAGATATTTTAACGCTGCTGGAGCAGATGAAAGTGGACTAATAGGAGAAAGCCACGATCCTGAAACTCATCTAATACCACTAATTTTAAAGACTGCAAAAGGTGAAAGGAAAGTAATAAAGATATTTGGCACCGACTATCCAACTACCGACGGAACTTGTGTAAGAGATTATATCCACGTTAACGATCTTGCAGACGTTCACCTTTTAGCTCTTGATTACCTTTTAAGTGGTGGTAAGAGTGAAGTCTTTAACTGTGGCTACGGTTTTGGATTCTCGGTAAGAGAAGTCGTGGAAACTGCCAAGAAAGTCACAGGTAAAGAATTTAAAGTAGAAGAAGCTCCAAGGAGACCTGGAGATCCTGCAATTTTGGTAGCAGATTCCACAAAACTGAAAAAAACTTTAAGCTGGACTCCAAAGTATGACGATTTAGAATTTATAATTCGCACTGCCTGGAACTGGGAAGTGAACAGAAGGTTTTAAGGGGGAAAAATGGAAGATAGGAACAAATTTAGAAAATATCTCTTACTTGCTGTTTCAATATTTATTACCGTTTTTGTTGGACTCTACCTTCGGTTTGATGACTTGAAAGTTTGGAACCAATATAAAGAAAGATTTTTTTATAAAGACACACCTCTTTTTACAAGTTATGATGCCTTTTTCTTTGCTCACTACTCAAAAGAATATTTAAATGGAAGCTACAAAGCAGGAGAGAGAGACCATTTAAGATTTGTTCCCGATAACGCTACCTATCCTTCCCCAATACCTATGGAAAGTTTTTTAGGGGCTAAGCTTTCAGAAGTTTTCAATACTAACATTGAAAATATAGCTTTATGGCTAACTCCTATACTTTCCATTTTTTTTGTTGTTCCTCTGACTGTTTATTTCTTTAGACTTAACCTATTTTTTGCTGGATTTGTTGGGGCTTTATTTGGAGTGGTAAACTTTATCTACCTTGTTAGAACATCCATTGCAAGATTTGATACAGATTCTTTGAACCTCTTTTTCCCGTTCGGAATGGCCCTTTTCTTTTTACTTGCCTTAAACTCTGAAGGAAAGAGAAAATATATCTACCTTGCAACTGCTGGTATTCTCACTCTTGGTTATTCTTGGTGGTATGCCCACTACGGGATAACTTTAAGTTTTCTAATTCTTTATCTCTTAGTAGCTGTTTTTATCAAAGCAAAAGAAAGTCAGGAAGTTTTTTTTAAAGAAAAACTGTTAGCCAGTATTAGAAAAGAACTACCCTATTTTGGAATTTTGCTTCTTCTTTCAAATCCAGTTTTTGTTTATAGAGGAATCTTTAATTTCCTATCTCTTGTTAAAACCTACCTAATAAACTTCTTTAAACCTGCCGTTAGTGGAGGTTTCCCGAACGTTTTTATGTCAATAAGCGAAGCTCAGCACTTTGACATTGTGAGAACTGCTGACCTTTCTTCAGGAAACATTTTACTTTTTGCGATTGGACTTTTAGGAGTGTCAATTCTTTTCGTAAAACGATTTAGAGAAACTGTTTTTCTCTTGCCAATTTTCCTTATAGGGCTTATGGCACTAAAGGGAGGAAACAGATTTATTATGTATCTTTCTCCTTTTATAGGAATTGGTATTGGTTACTTGATAGATAGTACTTTGAGCTTTTTTAAGAGAAAAGAGTTCTTAGGGGAACTAAGGATCTACTTTTTAATACTTATCCTTTTGCTCTTGTTGCCTTTTTTACTTCTTTATTTCAACAAAAACTCTGTGGCCTTTGTTATAGAGCCAAAAATTACACCTGAGCTTCAAGCTGGTTTTATAAAACTTGGAGAAATTGCTCCTAAAAACTCTTGGATATGGACCTGGTGGGACTATGGATATGCTATTCAGTACCTAGCAACTAGAGCAACTTTCCACGATGGAGGAAGTCAAGGTAGTCCTAAGACCTACTTTGTTGCTACTACCTTTTCAATAGACTCTCCAAAAGTTGCTCATAACACTATTTTAGGAATTGCAAATATAGGAGCAAAAGGTATAAGCGATTTAGTCAAAGAAGGGAAAAGGGAGAAAGAAATAAGGAATATGATATTTTCAGGTAAGTTTTCTAAACCTACTAAAAATCCTATCTATTGGGTATTTACAGAGGATGAAATAGGAAAGTTTATGTGGATAAACTATTTTGGAACTTGGAACTTTGATCTAAAGAAAGGAATAAAATCTCCAATCTTTATTTTAAAAGGATGTAGGTTAAGAAGTAAGAATCTTATAATTTGCGGTAACAACATTTTAGACCTTCAAAAAGGAATCGTTATAAGCGGTGGAAAAGCAATTCCTATAAAAAGTTTGGTTATAAGAAATGAGAATGGAACCATCTATGATAAAAACTACAGGGAAAAAGGTATATACTTAGAAATTCTTAAAGAAAAAGGTAGAAGTTTCTTCTTCGTTATGGGAGAGCAACCGTTTAGGTCAATGTTTAATCAGATGTACATTCTGAGAAACTATGATAAAAAATATTTTGAACTTGTTTATGATGATTTTCCAACAATAGTGGTGTATAAAATTAACCAGAAAATGGAGTAACTTTAATGGTCTTCACAGTCAACAGTTTCACTGTTTTAGGAGTTGATGGAATCACCGTTAAAGTTGAGGTTGACTCCGGAAGAGGGCTTCCTGGAATCTCCATAGTTGGACTCCCCGATTCTGCAGTAAAAGAGAGTAGAGAAAGGGTAAAAGCTGCCATTGTTAACTCAGGTTTCCCTTTTCCTTCTAAGAAAATTGTTGTAAACCTTGCGCCTGCAGATTTAAAGAAAGAGGGAACGCTTTTTGATCTTCCAATTGCCATCGGAATACTTGGAAGCGTTGGAATAGTTTTCCAGAAAAAAGTAAAGGATTTTCTGATAGCTGGAGAACTGGGACTCAACGGAGAAGTTGGAAAAGTAAAAGGGATACTTTCTGCAACTATTTTGGCAAAGGAGAAAGGTTACAGAGGGATAATAATTCCAGAAGGAAACGTTGAAGAAGCAACCCTTATAGAAGGTGTGGATATTATTCCAGTAAAAGATCTGTCCCAGGTAGTTGCCTTTTTAAATGGAGATGAGGAAATAGATCCTGCAAAAAGAAAGGAGTTGGATTCTGGTAAGTATTCTTTTGAAGTTGACATGGCAGATATTGTTGGGCAATATCAAGCAAGGAGATCTTTAGAAATAGCAGCAGCTGGACACCACAACCTTTTTATGGTTGGTCCTCCTGGTTCTGGAAAAACGATGCTTGCAAGAAGACTTCCAACCATAATTCCTCCAATGAGTGAAGAAGAAATAATAGAGACTACCAAAGTTTACAGCGTTGCAGGACTCTTTTCAGAAGTGCCTGTTGTAAAAAGACCTTTTCGTTCCCCCCCATAGTGGTGCGTCAGAAGTTGCGCTTATTGGTGGAGGAACGAACCTTAAACCGGGAGAAGTAAGTTTAGCCCACAACGGAGTTTTGTTCCTTGATGAAATGGCGGAGTTTAAACGTTCTGCTTTAGAAGCTTTAAGACAGCCTTTGGAAGACGGTTTCGTCGTAATATCGAGAGCCTCAGGGACTGTAAAGTTTCCTTCAAGGTTTTCTCTCGTTGCTGCCAGCAATCCTTGTCCTTGTGGCTTTAAAGGTTTTGAAGATGAAAAACATTACTGTAAGTGTGCTCCTTCTCAAGTGAAAAAGTACTTTGGAAAAATTTCTGGTCCAATTCTTGATAGAATAGATATCCACATACCTGTTCCGGCTGTAAAGCCTGAAGATTTAAAGAACAAAGAAGGAGGAGAACCTTCCGAAAAGGTAAGAGAAAGGGTTTTAAAGGCACATGAAATACAGAAAAAGAGATTCAAGAATTTAAAGATAAACTTTAATTCTCAGATGGGAAGGAAAGAAATTTTAAAATTCTGTAAAATGGAAGATGAAGCAGAAACTCTTTTAAATACTGCAACAAAGGCACTTGGGCTTTCTGCAAGAAGCTTTAATAGAGTTTTGAAACTTTCAAGAACTATTGCAGATCTTGACGGTAGCGATTTAATCCTGAGAAAACACGTTGCCGAAGCTTTAAGTTATAGACCTTCGGAAGAATTTATGGGGTAGAAAGATGCATCTTCTTTTTGTTGTTCTGTTTGTTTTTGCTACTACTTTAACGTCTTTTGCTGAAACGGGCTGGATAGAATACAAAGGAAGAAATTCCATCTACTATAAGCCTTTTGTAGATGTAAAGGGAGCAGACGAAGATACTTTGGTTTTGTTTGTAACACAAGACGGAAGAGTTTATAAAGGAAGATGCAAAAAATATTCTTTTCGTTCCAAAAACGGTTGCAGAATAACTCCGGGAAAAAGATTTTTAACCTACACAGATCCCGTACTTTATATAGTCATAAAGCTTAGAACTTTTTCAAGCCCAAAACTTTTAAAAAGTGGGGAAGTTGATACTCTTAACGTTAAAAAGCGGAGGTAGTTTTGGAGAAAGAAAGACGAGACCGGTACCTTTACTATGAAGAGGACGAAATAGATCTTTATGAATTGTGGCTAACTTTAAAAAGAAGAAAAAAGACCATTTTTGGAGTAACAGGATTATTTACAATCATAGCAGTTATCCTATGTTTTATTCTACCTACAACTTATAAAACAGAAACAACGTTAATACCCATTGGAGGAAAAAGCACTGGAGGATTATCTTCTTTACTTTCATCTCTTCCAATATCTGTTCCTATTCCTACCGGAAGCGAGTCAGGAATTACAGTAGAAGCAGTTTTAAAAAGTAGAATCCTAAGGGAAAGAGTGATTAAAGATTTAAACCTTTTACCTAAACTGTTTCCCGATAAGTGGGATTCTGAAAAGAATCAATGGATTTTGAAGGATGAAAACGATAGACCTCCGACCGTTTTAGATGGTGCCAAAGTGTTGGACAAGCTTATTTCTGTTTCTACCGACAAAAAGACAGGAGTTATAACTTTGTCTGTGGAGTTTAAGAAAGACCCTCAACTTGCATACGATATAGCCAATGCTGTTTTGAAAGAGGCAAATAAAATCTTAAATGAGAAAAGCTTTACCCTTGCAAGGAAATATAGGATTTATATTGAAAAACAGCTGAATATAGCTAAGGAAAAACTTCAAAAGGTGGAGGAAATATACAAAAAGTTCATGGAAGGTAAAATAAAGGAAGTTCCTCTTATATTTGGAAATGCAGACTTTGACAAACTAAAAGAAGGACTTCAATCTCTTCAGGATGAAAAAGTTAGCAAGGAAAGAATAGAAAAGCTAAAGCAAGAAGTTGAATCGCTTAAAAAGAAACTAAAGTCTTTAGAACAAGTTCATAGGAGAAACAATTATTACGTATCTCTTCCTGAGTATCAGCTAAACCTTCAAAAACTACAATCTCAAATGTCTATAGCACAAAAACTTTTTGAAACTCTCGTAAAAGAGTATGAAATGGCAAAAGCCCAAGAGATGAAGGAACAGATATCATTTCAAGTTATAGATCCACCTTATATTCCAGATCCTAAAAAGCCTTACAAACCAAAAAAGAAGCTCATAGTTGTTGTATCTCTTGTTTCAGGATTGTTCTTAGGAATATTTGTAGCCTTTTTCAAGGAGTGGCTTGACAATGTAAAGAAAAGACGTGAGGAGGAAAAAAGTAATGCGTAAATTTTTAATCTCTATATGCTTTCCATTTATCGGTTTGAATGTAGCTACCGCTCAGAGCATCGATAATTTTCTTCCGAAATCAGTAGGCATTTCTTCATTTCAGGATCAGGAAAAAACAGCTTCTTTTTATCAAACTCAGGAAACTACCTCAACTACAAAAGATTCTTTGAAAGAAAAAATAGAAAAGACAGAAAATTACCCATCTTTCCAACAAGAGAAAGAAGTTCTAAAGAAAAGAGAAACAAAAGAATCTGAAGATCTTTCCTTAATAGAACTTTCTTTTCAAAAGAGGGCAACATCCATAAATTCTGATAATTCCATTGAATATAAGATAAAACAGTTTGGATACGAGTTTTTCAAAGGAGTTCCTTCCGTTGATTTTTCTGCTCCTGTTGATAAATTTTACGTTTTAGGACCAGGGGATGAACTGTTTCTTTACGTAATCGGAGCTCCACCGGGTATCAACATTGACAAAATAACAAGGTTGGTTGTTGATAGACAAGGAAAAGTTTACATTCCGGGGCTGGGAGTTTTCTTTGTTTGGGGAATGAGTTTGGGAGAAGCGGAAAAAATTATTTCAAATTCCATAGGAGCAAATATCAAATTGACCGTAGGAAATTTAAGGACTTTTCCTGTTTACGTTTCGGGAGAGGTTAACCGTCCAGGGAGAGTTCTGGTAACTGGAGTTAATACTGTCATAGACGCCATAATGATGGCAGGAGGTATTAAAAAGTCTGGAACCCTTAGAAATGTTCTTATTACAAGAAAAACATCTAAAGGTCTAAAAAAGATACATATAGATTTCTATAAACTCCTTTTAGAAGGAAAGCCAGTTGACGTTAAGCTGAGAGACGGAGACGTTATCTTTGTAGGTTCAATAGGGAAAGTGGCAGGAATTGCAGGCAAAGTAAAGAAACCGGCTATTTACGAACTAAAGGGAAACGAGACCATAGAAGATTTAATTAACTTAGCAGGAGGACTTTTACCTTCTAGCTATAGATATAAAGTTGTTATTCAAAGATATAAAGACAATAAGTTTTTGAAAGTTTTGGAAGGATCCTTAGATGATAAAAAGTTTATTTCTCAGAAAGTTCAAGATGGAGACTTAGTTTCAATAAAGACGGTTGTTGATATTCCAGAAAATGCTGTAATGGTAGATGGATATACTCCTTATCAAGGGATATATGCTTACAAGGAAGGAATGAAACTTTCTGAAGTCCTGAAAAAAGATATGTTTTATCCTGATTCCAATATGAAGTTTGGTCTTATAGAGAGAAAATATCCTTTAGGTTCTTTTCCTAAGTATCTAACTTTCTCGCCAGAAGAGGTTTTAAACGGCAAAGAAGACTTAGTTTTGAAACCAAGAGATAGAATAATTCTTTTCAAATTTGGAGATACTAAGGCAGTTGATCTCAATAAGGTGAGGGATGTCTTTATCGTTGAAGGAGAAATAAAGTATCCTGGAATATACGCTTACAAGGAAGGAATGAAACTTTCTGAAGTCCTGAAAAAAGATATGCTTACTTTAAACACCAATCTCTACTATGCAGAAATTGACCGAAGAGATCCAACAACTTTGGATATAGTTAAAATTGAAAAGTTTTCTCCAATAGATATTATAGAAGGGAAAAAAGATTTTGAAATACATAAGCTCGACCTTATAAAGTTCTATCCTAAATACGTCTATCCTCCTATTAAGATCTCAGGCCTTGTGAAAAAGCCGTTTTACCTTCCTTATCGTGAAGGATTAAAACTGTCTGAAGCTTTATCGTCAGTTGAATTTTTAGAAGATGTAAAGAAGTTAAAGGTAGTGATATTTAGAAAAAGAAGTGAAAGTATCAGTTCTACAACCTTTTCTACAACTTTGAATCCCGAAACCATGGATTTTGATAACGATGCCTTGAACACGTTTAAAATGGAAGAAAAAGAAGAATTAAAAGAAACTTCTATTAAAGGAGTGGAACAGAGACAAGAAGAAAAGAGTAGTGAAAGTAAAAAGAAACAAGAGAAAGAAGAGGAAGTGGTTGCTATAGTTCCTCTCTATCGACTTTTACTGAAAGCCGACTCTGATATTGATTTAACACTTAAACCCGGTGATAGGTTAATTGTCCAAGAAGTAGAGCCAGAAGAAATAGTCGAAAAGGTAGTAGTAAGTGGATACGTAAAAAATCCCGGAATCTACAAAATAGGAGAAAATACTACCCTTTATGATGTTCTGAAAGCTGCCGGAGGGTTTAGAAAGGACGCTTATCCACAAGGAGTCATTATTCTCAGAGAATCAGTAAGAAAAATGCAACAGCAAAGGATAGCAAAGATTGTTTCCCTTCTTAAACAGCAGTTAGAAAAAGAACAAGCAGCTATTATGCAAGCGGATTTGTCTTCTGAAGAGATAAAAGCAAGACAGGCAGCTTTTGAAGCTAAAAGAAAACTCTTAGAAGAAATGCAACAATCTCAAGTAAGTGGTAGAATTGCTGGAATATCTATTCCTTATGACCTTGAAAAGCTAAAGAATTCTCCATATAACATTCTACTTGAAGATGGAGACCAAATCTTTATTCCTAAAAAACCCGGAAGTGTTCTTGTATTTGGAGAAGTTTACAATCCATCTGCACTTGTTTACCGCAAAGGCTTAAAGGTTAGGGACTACATCCAGTTGGCAGGTGGATTTACGAAAGATGCTGATAAGGAAAATATTTTTGTGATAAAGGCTGATGGTTCTGTTGTCTCTTCTTCAAACGTGGGTAGCAAGGTTTTTGCTTGGGATGACAAGAGTAACAGGATAATCCTTAGAAGTAGCGATGCAATTCTTGACTACGAACTTAAACCAGGAGATTCTATAGTTGTTCCCCTTGAAGTTCACGTTCCAGTTATGTGGAGACCTCTCATTAAAGATATCATGCAGATTATCTACCAAGGGGCTATCACTGTTTACACGATTACAAAAATTTAAGGGAGCTCTAGATGAGAAAGTTATTTTTGTTTCTTTTTCTTCTTTTTCCGGGAGTTTCTTGGGCACTGACAACTTCAACTGTGCCGATTTTGGAGTATCAAAGGGAGTATGAGATCCTTGAAAGGGCAAAGGAAGTGGGTCTTATTGAGGATGTTGATCTTTCTTTCAAGCCGTTAACACGGGAACAGTTTGCAAGAGCAATTGTTGAGATATACAACAACCGTAATAGAGATCCTGAAGTTGCCAAAAAGTTTTTCGATGAACTTTACCCTGTCTTCAAGGATACGGTAGATGAGCTTTTAAAAGGTTATAGATATAACTACATAAAACCTATCAATAACGTTTATACGTCAGTTGACTACTTATCGGGCGTAAATGAATACAAAACTTCTTACAAAGAAGGATACCTTTTAGATTCGGGATTGAATGGGAGATTTAGATTTTCCTCCGAAATGAGGTTTTCAAACTATCTTTTCTACTTGGAACCTGAATACAAAAGGGGTGGTTTAGAGTTAAACAGGGGTTACGTAACAAGGAACTTTAAAGGAGTAAACATTTTACTTGGAAAAGATACAGTTTGGTACGGTAACGGCGAGAATGGAGATCTTCTATTTACAAACAATATAAAACCGTGGCTAATGCTAAAAGTGGAAATGGACTCTTCTAAAAGACTTCCAGGGCTCCTTAGTATTCTTGGAGA harbors:
- the rfbB gene encoding dTDP-glucose 4,6-dehydratase; the protein is MKLLVTGGAGFIGSEFVRQAVRNGFSVTIVDKLTYAGDVERLKEVEEKISFYKADITNREFIEYIFKTEKPQVIVHFAAESHVDRSILDASPFIETNIKGTQVLLDVTKEVGVDLFINVATDEVYGELGKEGKFFETTPLNPNSPYSVSKASADMLGRAYYRTYGLPVITVRPSNNYGPWQYPEKLIPVVILKALSNEPIPVYGTGENVREWLYVSDCCEAIFEIIKKGKAGEIYNIGSGEERQNIEVVKVILSILGKPESLITFVEDRPGHDFRYSLSIEKIEKEIGWKAKINFEEGIEKTVKWYLENLDWAKRKVEELRDYWKKVYR
- a CDS encoding STT3 domain-containing protein — encoded protein: MEDRNKFRKYLLLAVSIFITVFVGLYLRFDDLKVWNQYKERFFYKDTPLFTSYDAFFFAHYSKEYLNGSYKAGERDHLRFVPDNATYPSPIPMESFLGAKLSEVFNTNIENIALWLTPILSIFFVVPLTVYFFRLNLFFAGFVGALFGVVNFIYLVRTSIARFDTDSLNLFFPFGMALFFLLALNSEGKRKYIYLATAGILTLGYSWWYAHYGITLSFLILYLLVAVFIKAKESQEVFFKEKLLASIRKELPYFGILLLLSNPVFVYRGIFNFLSLVKTYLINFFKPAVSGGFPNVFMSISEAQHFDIVRTADLSSGNILLFAIGLLGVSILFVKRFRETVFLLPIFLIGLMALKGGNRFIMYLSPFIGIGIGYLIDSTLSFFKRKEFLGELRIYFLILILLLLLPFLLLYFNKNSVAFVIEPKITPELQAGFIKLGEIAPKNSWIWTWWDYGYAIQYLATRATFHDGGSQGSPKTYFVATTFSIDSPKVAHNTILGIANIGAKGISDLVKEGKREKEIRNMIFSGKFSKPTKNPIYWVFTEDEIGKFMWINYFGTWNFDLKKGIKSPIFILKGCRLRSKNLIICGNNILDLQKGIVISGGKAIPIKSLVIRNENGTIYDKNYREKGIYLEILKEKGRSFFFVMGEQPFRSMFNQMYILRNYDKKYFELVYDDFPTIVVYKINQKME
- a CDS encoding SLBB domain-containing protein, giving the protein MRKFLISICFPFIGLNVATAQSIDNFLPKSVGISSFQDQEKTASFYQTQETTSTTKDSLKEKIEKTENYPSFQQEKEVLKKRETKESEDLSLIELSFQKRATSINSDNSIEYKIKQFGYEFFKGVPSVDFSAPVDKFYVLGPGDELFLYVIGAPPGINIDKITRLVVDRQGKVYIPGLGVFFVWGMSLGEAEKIISNSIGANIKLTVGNLRTFPVYVSGEVNRPGRVLVTGVNTVIDAIMMAGGIKKSGTLRNVLITRKTSKGLKKIHIDFYKLLLEGKPVDVKLRDGDVIFVGSIGKVAGIAGKVKKPAIYELKGNETIEDLINLAGGLLPSSYRYKVVIQRYKDNKFLKVLEGSLDDKKFISQKVQDGDLVSIKTVVDIPENAVMVDGYTPYQGIYAYKEGMKLSEVLKKDMFYPDSNMKFGLIERKYPLGSFPKYLTFSPEEVLNGKEDLVLKPRDRIILFKFGDTKAVDLNKVRDVFIVEGEIKYPGIYAYKEGMKLSEVLKKDMLTLNTNLYYAEIDRRDPTTLDIVKIEKFSPIDIIEGKKDFEIHKLDLIKFYPKYVYPPIKISGLVKKPFYLPYREGLKLSEALSSVEFLEDVKKLKVVIFRKRSESISSTTFSTTLNPETMDFDNDALNTFKMEEKEELKETSIKGVEQRQEEKSSESKKKQEKEEEVVAIVPLYRLLLKADSDIDLTLKPGDRLIVQEVEPEEIVEKVVVSGYVKNPGIYKIGENTTLYDVLKAAGGFRKDAYPQGVIILRESVRKMQQQRIAKIVSLLKQQLEKEQAAIMQADLSSEEIKARQAAFEAKRKLLEEMQQSQVSGRIAGISIPYDLEKLKNSPYNILLEDGDQIFIPKKPGSVLVFGEVYNPSALVYRKGLKVRDYIQLAGGFTKDADKENIFVIKADGSVVSSSNVGSKVFAWDDKSNRIILRSSDAILDYELKPGDSIVVPLEVHVPVMWRPLIKDIMQIIYQGAITVYTITKI
- a CDS encoding magnesium chelatase domain-containing protein: MVFTVNSFTVLGVDGITVKVEVDSGRGLPGISIVGLPDSAVKESRERVKAAIVNSGFPFPSKKIVVNLAPADLKKEGTLFDLPIAIGILGSVGIVFQKKVKDFLIAGELGLNGEVGKVKGILSATILAKEKGYRGIIIPEGNVEEATLIEGVDIIPVKDLSQVVAFLNGDEEIDPAKRKELDSGKYSFEVDMADIVGQYQARRSLEIAAAGHHNLFMVGPPGSGKTMLARRLPTIIPPMSEEEIIETTKVYSVAGLFSEVPVVKRPFRSPP
- a CDS encoding ATP-binding protein, which produces MGGGTNLKPGEVSLAHNGVLFLDEMAEFKRSALEALRQPLEDGFVVISRASGTVKFPSRFSLVAASNPCPCGFKGFEDEKHYCKCAPSQVKKYFGKISGPILDRIDIHIPVPAVKPEDLKNKEGGEPSEKVRERVLKAHEIQKKRFKNLKINFNSQMGRKEILKFCKMEDEAETLLNTATKALGLSARSFNRVLKLSRTIADLDGSDLILRKHVAEALSYRPSEEFMG
- the galE gene encoding UDP-glucose 4-epimerase GalE produces the protein MRILVTGGAGYIGSHVVKKLGERGYEILVLDNLSKGHKEAVLYGKLVVADLEEEERLNSIVESFKPDAVMHFAAFIEVAESVKDPLKYYKNNTANTLNLLKVIVKNRVKNFIFSSTAAVYGNPQNIPIKEDEPIKPINPYGQSKAFVEKILEDFSLSYDLRYVSLRYFNAAGADESGLIGESHDPETHLIPLILKTAKGERKVIKIFGTDYPTTDGTCVRDYIHVNDLADVHLLALDYLLSGGKSEVFNCGYGFGFSVREVVETAKKVTGKEFKVEEAPRRPGDPAILVADSTKLKKTLSWTPKYDDLEFIIRTAWNWEVNRRF
- the rfbD gene encoding dTDP-4-dehydrorhamnose reductase gives rise to the protein MKYLIFGVQGQLGKEFVKWLSEGLVKSLNGKLVEWVAVGKEECDISDLDQVLEIFESVKPDVVINCAAYNLVDKAESDYVGAFRVNALGVRNLAFASRKYKSFLVHYSTDYVFDGKKEGSLYVEEDIPCPLSEYGKSKLTGEEFLREETDNYLLFRVSWVYGEGKQNFMYKLLSWVKNNEFLKVSYDEVSVPTSTRTIVEITLKALREGVRGLFHLTNTGYASRYEWAKFFFKVKGINKFIQPVSSEIFNLPAKRPKFSAMSNEKISKVLNVKIPTWEEELEGFIREGKV
- a CDS encoding VanZ family protein encodes the protein MIIEKNRKVLKVLFVFYSFFIFVLSVIPRGIEVGSSDKLSHFLAFFVFAVLLKVSYRIPFMKTIVFSLLFGSFIEFVQFFLPYRSCDPLDLVADGAGSVLGSLVISVLLLRSKK
- a CDS encoding Wzz/FepE/Etk N-terminal domain-containing protein, translated to MEKERRDRYLYYEEDEIDLYELWLTLKRRKKTIFGVTGLFTIIAVILCFILPTTYKTETTLIPIGGKSTGGLSSLLSSLPISVPIPTGSESGITVEAVLKSRILRERVIKDLNLLPKLFPDKWDSEKNQWILKDENDRPPTVLDGAKVLDKLISVSTDKKTGVITLSVEFKKDPQLAYDIANAVLKEANKILNEKSFTLARKYRIYIEKQLNIAKEKLQKVEEIYKKFMEGKIKEVPLIFGNADFDKLKEGLQSLQDEKVSKERIEKLKQEVESLKKKLKSLEQVHRRNNYYVSLPEYQLNLQKLQSQMSIAQKLFETLVKEYEMAKAQEMKEQISFQVIDPPYIPDPKKPYKPKKKLIVVVSLVSGLFLGIFVAFFKEWLDNVKKRREEEKSNA